In Procambarus clarkii isolate CNS0578487 chromosome 13, FALCON_Pclarkii_2.0, whole genome shotgun sequence, the following are encoded in one genomic region:
- the LOC138364311 gene encoding uro-adherence factor A-like — MRSTKNQSDIEHLSLSDIEHLSLSDIEHLSLSDIEHLSLSDIEHLSLSDIEHLSLSDIEHLSLSDIEHLSLSDIEHLSLSDIEHLSLSDIEHLSLSDIEHLSLSDIEHLSLSDIEHLSLSDIEHLSLSDIEHLSLSDIEHLSLSDIEHLSLSDIEHLSLSDIEHLSLSDIEHLSLSDIEHLSLSDIEHLSLSDIEHLSLSDIEHLSLSDIEHLSLSDIEHLSLSDIEHLSLSDIEHLSLSDIEHLSLSDIEHLSLSDIEHLSLSDIASKD; from the coding sequence ATGAGATCAACGAAGAATCAGAGTGACATTGAGCACTTGAGTTTGAGTGACATTGAGCACTTGAGTTTGAGTGACATTGAGCACTTGAGTTTGAGTGACATTGAGCACTTGAGTTTGAGTGACATTGAGCACTTGAGTTTGAGTGACATTGAGCACTTGAGTTTGAGTGACATTGAGCACTTGAGTTTGAGTGACATTGAGCACTTGAGTTTGAGTGACATTGAGCACTTGAGTTTGAGTGACATTGAGCACTTGAGTTTGAGTGACATTGAGCACTTGAGTTTGAGTGACATTGAGCACTTGAGTTTGAGTGACATTGAGCACTTGAGTTTGAGTGACATTGAGCATTTGAGTTTGAGTGACATTGAGCACTTGAGTTTGAGTGACATTGAGCACTTGAGTTTGAGTGACATTGAGCATTTGAGTTTGAGTGACATTGAGCACTTGAGTTTGAGTGACATTGAGCACTTGAGTTTGAGTGACATTGAGCACTTGAGTTTGAGTGACATTGAGCACTTGAGTTTGAGTGACATTGAGCACTTGAGTTTGAGTGACATTGAGCACTTGAGTTTGAGTGACATTGAGCACTTGAGTTTGAGTGACATTGAGCACTTGAGTTTGAGTGACATTGAGCACTTGAGTTTGAGTGACATTGAGCACTTGAGTTTGAGTGACATTGAGCACTTGAGTTTGAGTGACATTGAGCACTTGAGTTTGAGTGACATTGAGCACTTGAGTTTGAGTGACATTGAGCACTTGAGTTTGAGTGACATTGAGCATTTGAGTTTGAGTGACATTGCGTCTAAAGACTAA